The Castanea sativa cultivar Marrone di Chiusa Pesio chromosome 11, ASM4071231v1 genome contains a region encoding:
- the LOC142616104 gene encoding uncharacterized protein LOC142616104: protein MALVVRDKATTWDVGLTHERLSRNNPSTVVFHLHPDSTHHHIWREAEYDEVQHQTQDPITGLTTIEILQQEFLDRDVDFLYPKLSQLLPPSLDQLDPRQREELVLQIIARAYVVLLDYSKYFPTAVNLLMRVYLNIVTTYSVSFEFEGEDHSFTPAAPSAIAALKEGRFKLSSTDTSCTICLEDFPVGSNVTCMPCSHIFHRQCIVEWLKNSHYCPVCRFKMPT, encoded by the coding sequence ATGGCCCTGGTGGTTCGAGATAAAGCGACTACGTGGGACGTGGGATTAACCCACGAAAGGCTTTCACGCAATAACCCATCCACCGTTGTCTTCCATCTACACCCGGACTCCACCCATCATCATATCTGGAGAGAAGCCGAATATGATGAAGTTCAACACCAAACCCAAGACCCTATAACCGGACTCACCACCATTGAGATTCTTCAACAAGAGTTTCTCGATCGAGATGTTGATTTCTTGTATCCAAAACTCTCTCAGCTTTTGCCTCCTTCCTTAGATCAACTCGACCCCCGACAACGCGAGGAGTTGGTGCTTCAGATCATTGCCAGGGCTTATGTGGTTTTGCTCGATTATTCCAAATATTTCCCGACTGCTGTAAATTTGTTGATGCGTGTGTATTTGAATATTGTCACAACGTACAGTGTGAGTTTTGAATTTGAAGGAGAAGACCATTCTTTTACACCTGCTGCTCCATCAGCCATCGCGGCATTGAAGGAAGGAAGGTTTAAGTTGAGCTCTACTGATACTTCTTGTACCATCTGCTTGGAGGACTTTCCAGTTGGGTCGAACGTCACATGCATGCCTTGTTCTCACATCTTTCATCGGCAATGCATTGTTGAGTGGCTGAAGAATAGCCATTACTGTCCTGTTTGCCGATTCAAGATGCCGACTTAA
- the LOC142617240 gene encoding zinc finger CCCH domain-containing protein 1-like, protein MADSGENQQPEQVCNFFRKPSRNKNIRKRTVDEDEEDDSKTEGSFLHSQKKTIKPDNKLYFSTGSSKNKASTEAKEESEKPIFQFESSREIQVEHDSRATATLETETDFSRDARALRERSLKQAEEALKGKGKSSGDEKLYRGINGYTDYKAGFRREQTVASEKAGGAHGPLRASAHIRVSARFDYQPDICKDYKETGYCGYGDSCKFMHDRGDYKSGWQMEKEWDEAEKVRKRNLALGLDDEDDGGVDPGEEDDDDDSLPFACFICRQPFVDAVVTKCKHYFCEHCALKHHAKNKKCFVCNKPTLGIFNTAHEIRKRIAAEGK, encoded by the exons ATGGCAGATTCGGGTGAAAATCAACAGCCTGAACAAG TCTGCAACTTCTTCAGAAAGCCATCAAGGAATAAAAACATCAGAAAAAGAACagttgatgaagatgaagaggaTGATTCAAAAACAGAAGGCTCATTCTTACACAGTCAAAAGAAAACCATAAAGCCTGACAATAAGCTGTATTTTTCGACTGGATCCTCTAAGAACAAAGCATCTACTGAAGCAAAGGAAGAATCTGAGAAGCCAATTTTTCAGTTTGAGTCTTCAAGGGAAATTCAAGTTGAACATGATAGCAGAGCGACAGCAACTCTAGAAACTGAGACTGATTTCTCAAGAGATGCTCGTGCATTGCGTGAGAGATCTCTTAAGCAAGCAGAGGAGGCTTTGAAGGGGAAAGGAAAAAGCTCTGGGGATGAAAAGTTGTATAGAGGCATTAATGGATATACCGATTACAAGGCTGGTTTCCGAAGAGAGCAAACGGTTGCTAGTGAGAAAGCTGGCGGAGCACATGGGCCTTTGAGGGCTTCTGCTCACATAAGAGTTTCAGCAAGATTTGATTATCAACCGGACATATGTAAGGATTACAAAGAGACTGGTTACTGTGGGTATGGAGATTCTTGTAAGTTTATGCATGATCGAGGGGATTACAAGTCTGGATGGCAAATGGAGAAGGAGTGGGATGAAGCAGAGAAAGTAAGGAAGAGAAATCTGGCTTTGGGATtagatgatgaggatgatggcgGTGTAGACCCTGGtgaggaagatgatgatgatgattcaTTGCCCTTTGCATGTTTCATTTGCAGGCAGCCTTTTGTTGATGCTGTTGTAACCAAGTGCAAGCACTATTTCTGTGAGCATTGCGCATTAAAG CATCATGCAAAGAACAAGAAATGCTTTGTTTGCAACAAACCTACTCTTGGCATTTTCAATACAGCTCATGAGATACGCAAAAGGATTGCTGCAGAGGGTAAATAA